GAGTTGGGggaagaattaaaataaataaaaaaatagacagGCAAAAAGTAATTGGATGTCCAAGATTGAATGGGTATTGTTTTGGCTACAAAATCTTTCCAATAAATATTAAGTTGGGCATGCCGCATGCATGCATTTTTTGTAACAGAGTTTGGAAGCTTCAGTTAATCCCACCCAGAGTCTAAAATGATAACCAGCCTTGGACAGCGCCTGCTTTACTTTATTTCCCAGCCAATGGCGTGGTGGGGGCTAGCTAATTACTTAATTTATAGATCATAGCTAGCTAATTACTTTACGCGGGCAATTAGGAGTAGATCCTTCACTAATTCATTGTTAATGGAATGGAAGTCTCCGGTAAAGAAGGCATgcagtttgaattttttacaattttactAGATCACGAGGCCAATAATTTCTACATTGAAGCCGCCCgttttaattataaaagaaaagtcggTTCAATGTTTATATTCGTAGATCCTTCTGCTGCTTTCTGCAGAGTTGATATATTAAATATTGTGCTGCATATAAAGATAGAGATACACAGTAACCTCAATGCTTTCTGTACAATATTCCAAATATTCCCCTTGACTTTGTTTAAATCCTAGACGGCCATATGTGGACTTCAACTGGATCCACTCTACTTGTAGCTATGGACCAAACCAAACATCATTATCGATCATGCGTGGTAATTACATATCAGACccttggattggattggatggaAGGACAGATGTTCATGTTTCCATTTGCCAATCCAATACATGTGAGTCCAATAAGGTTAATGACATGAATTATAACCAATTACTTGTGATCAGAAAAACTAATGGATTCTTTATATCCACAGGCAGAAACAACagatataaaataataataattacaaagaaagggtgagtgagtgaggTTGAGGTTGCAGGGCAAATGAGCAATAATGATGTACTATTTTAAGGTGGGCACCTAATAACAGTAAAAATAATTGTGCAGCAGTAGACTAGTAGACGAGAAGAGAGAAACCAGTGTAAGTTTTTGAGACATGAAAAAAAGTTAAAGAACAACTTGGGATGGGTTGGGTGGGGATCCACGGTGCACCAGAGCCAGATATACAGATGGTTTCTGGGAAAAAGTTCATGGGGTACTAATGGGAATGGTCTTTGGGGGCAAAGAGAGCACCAAAATAATCTCATTGGCTTATGTTGACGTCGACTTTCATGCTTTTTCTGATACAGAGTGAGGACCTAACTTTTTAACTTATTGGATAtatttctttcctcttcttcactTGCATTGCAAGTCGCATTCACTTGCATTGCAAGTTGCATTGCAACATAACAAAATTGCCAGGGTAATaacattatatatacacacagtCACACAGAGAGCTCCCATTGCAATAAAGTAAAAAGGAGGTGAGAGAGACACCCAATATAAATAAGATCATggcaattttcttcttctgatcTTACAATGATCCCTCTTTTGTGATGTACATTAATTATAAGGCTAGCTTCtactttttttactttttttgtttttttaaccCTACAACTTGTGTATTTCCTGACAGtgaccatatatatatgtatagaaGAAGGCCCCAATTTGATATGAAAGTGATGCAAAGATCCCACTTGTACGCACCTGTTTAAGTGAATGCAATTCACATTCAAAAGGTCTTGTGGATGAAAACTAATTTACCATAAATATCATACTTGACCTCAATTATTGTTGTTGGAGTGTAAAGTTCTATGAGTGTGTTACTACTAGGTTCTGTAATGTTCACTGTAATTTTGAAATGACAAGGTGGTCCCTTTGAGAAAGCTCCTACCGTTCAAAAATAAACTTATTCTTAGCACTATTGATATAGATAAATCCTACATCATTtcatttctataaacaaacccagaaaaggTCAGTTAGCcctattcaatttaattttaattattaaattactttgatgccctgttgagtgttttgagttttttttaaaatatatttatttatttaggttttagggttagacttgttttaaaaaatttataagaaattgaaaacgtttttgttatgttataaatgAGATTTTGATGTGTTTTTAAAGTCTATTTCAGATagatttttatataatttgatgTGCATAATAGTAAAACTCTCTAAAAAAGAATTGGtgaaaaaaagttgaaaatattttagaaCCAGCCAGACAAGATACACAATTGGTAATTGGATATAGAGCAAAATAGGGTAGGTGTAGTTGAGGCACCGAGGTAGGTGTGCTTTAAAGAGGTTTTGTTAATTTGCTGAGGAGGCACCGCACATGACACGTGGGCCGTGGCGGGGacaacacaacacaagaaCCAGAACCACTTGGTGCCTGCTTCAATGTTGCAAATGGTACCCAGCTAGTTGTCTGTTTTCTTATGCATTTTGATCACGGAATTTACTATTTTTTCCCTCCTCCTATCTTCTTCGATTCTTTTGGTAGCAGTTACTTTTCTTAATTGGTTATTCTCACTCAACTGCAATGAGATTGAGATACTAATTAAACAGATTCTGATGATGACTAGCAACCGATGATCAAGAAAGAATGTTATTATGCATCCTTCCTTATGACACATTTGATCACGTGGATTATTTTCATGCTCTTAACTCCAGaagattcaattcaattctctctcaatttctcAAGGGGGCCCTCTGTTGTTAATTACTTATTTTCTAGACACACGTCTGGAATCTTGCTGTGCCCACAAAAGTATATTCCTCTGTATATAcgtattttgtgtttcttctTACTCCAGCTAAATTGCCTTTGtgttttcatctttttcctcTGTCAATGTCGTCTACTACTACTTGAGTTTGAGTGGACCTAAATATAGGTTTCCATtgccaaaattaaaacaataacaattacgattaacaagaaaaaaaaacaataataatacaacTGTCGTTTACCCTAAAACAACAGTAGGATGGAGCACAGCAGGGAAAAGGCTTTGGAGATATGCCAATAGAAAACTAAATGCTCAATCAGCATCATTTGATCCGTGATTCTCCAAGACTCTGCTTCAAAACAACAACATTACACTCCAACTGCAATGAttctactttttttgttttgtttcaatttgttaTGATTTcaatcaccaaaaaaaaaaacacaagcaTACACATACAACCGGTCAGCCATACCTCTTTAATTCTTGTACGTACCCTGTTGGTCGTGAATCGtgatcgagagagagagagagagagagagagagagagagatatccaaaacaaaaaacaaaagagatatCGAGAGAGatcttgagagagagaaagtggtAGTTGGTTCGTAGGGACAGAAGGTCAGCTTTTTGCCAAGGGGTccccaaaaataattttttttttcgttttcctTATCAGAGTTATAGTTGCCATGATTTTCACATtcttgccttttcttttgttgctttcgctcttttcaaaaaattagaaattaaaataaaacatggCAAAATTTTTGGTTCGTCCATCTTCCTATTTCCTTGCATTTGAGGTAGTTGGTGGTTCTTTCGTTAGAGAGCGGTTGGACAGATCAAACACTCAACCATATGAGAATGAcacatcctttttctttcttctctccatTTCATTTGAGACACCTACTCTCAAGACTTATTAAATGCGATAGCTTGCTTATAATAAATATCTCTCTCTTGAAATGGTATGATGAGGTTCTTTTCTAGGGTTATGTTTATGGTCAAATTTGTTGTACTGCCCCAGCCAGATGTCAAATTAAATCTGGCACACCTCTATTAAAAATGTGTTACACAATAACATTTTTTATAATCTTGCgaggaaatatatatttagtaGCAATAAttgtttttgaattaaaaagaTATGTGTTCCAAGTTCCGAGTTCCAACAACAAAGTGACAACTTTAATTAAGGCTGTTTCCTTGTATCTGAGAAGCCACGTGCTAGTTTTCCCCACATGTACAAAACGATATGATCAAGCATGGAATGGAAGAACAGTAAAAGGTAAGATAACCTGTATAATATAGTGCTGTCGTCTCACCTTTCTCAATCCTCTTAAACGAAGAGGGTTACTTACTCAGTTACTTGtcctttaaaatattcttgcAATATCTGCCTTCGTTGTGAAGGCAATTCATCATATATATGCTTTTTCTTGCAAACAATCAtgtacatatatgtatatttagaTTGAGATTAATATTCTGGTTCTGCAAACTGTAATGAAGGGTTCGTACATTCCCCCCATTACGTGCACTGAGTTTATCAAAGCGGTCGACGGATGTCACTTTAAGGCCAGACCTAAATTAATAAGAAGAGATAGGGCAcgtggaaaaataaataaataaaagctccACAGATTGACAAAAGCATCCAACGAACTTTCGCAACTTTaatctgtatatatatacacacacacaagcaTGAATGTAATGCGCAAGAACATTCCCATTCTTCCAAAGTCTGCTGCCAATATCATTATCCTATTCTCTTCTTCTTATAAACGCACGCACATCACAGCCCATAATAAGTGGGGTTCTTCCATTAAATTTGAATGTCTGGTCTGTATAAAGATATCTATATAAGGAGTGGAACTCATGACTACTTTAGGTGTTTGCTGGTTGCTCTTATTATATGTAagctttaaatttaatataatgaAAGAAAGGGCATGCTAGATTGAGTATTTTTGCTCACTATTTTAACACAAGGTGTACTTTCATTACACTTCTCAACATTTGACATGTGTCTATTGACATAACCATAgtttcataaatacaaaagTAAAGAGTTAACTATAATTATGCCAATAAATACGTATTAAGTGTTGAGAATAGTAGTGAAGATACACCTTAGATTAAATTAGATTAGTTAGCTAAGGTTATTTATgtggttgaaacttgaaaggtGCCAATAAATTAGTTGGGTGGACGTGAAGCCGAAAAGCAGCGGCgcaaatttttgttgttggagcGAGCCAGATAATTAGGGTTAAATATGTCGGTGCTGCCTAATTTAATTTGCatttgcaaattgtatgggtgtTATGAGACTAATAAATCATGAAAAAGGCCGACTCTCATCCAATTATACACGTACGTGTATGCATGCCCATTGCCCATCTCATCAAACTACACTTTTTAACATATCATTAAACTCTCAGTTCcctgaaaagagaaaaggataAGAAGAGTTCCAtccaccaaaaagaaaaaaaagacgaaaaaaaagaaagatctcgtaatatttttgctttttcttccCTGCACACACAGGgcatttatattttcttggtGGCTTCGTGGGAACATCACCACGTGAATGACCACGACGACTTTGCTGGTCTTTATTAATCTGAGGGAGGGATGTTGTAGACCATCCGTTTAATACGCACGTTTCCACGTTTTGGGGGCTACGCTGCGTTTAATGAGAGCCCAACAAGCTTCTATCAGAGTTATTAACTGATCCTCTTATTGGGCTTTTAGCTGTGCAACGTCGCCTGAAACCCTAATCACTCTCAAGAGGGAGATCATGTTGTACTAATAGGCCTTGTTCAGAAAAGGCTCAGTCCAACCTTGAACCCAACTCCATTATCCGCCGCCTGATTAGTTCTGATAAAATCAGGCGTAATGGCTGATAGAAACagagaaaatagcatatgccATATGCCCTGCCTGCCTGCAGGCTGCAGCAAAagtgttaattttattttacaaacaaaaacatgtttgctttttgtttgattgataGCATAGCACACTTCACCTCAACGGTAAAAGTTCTATCATATCATACAAAATCTTGTAGACATAAAATAGGAACTTCGTCCTTCTTTCATTACAAACGGAAACAAGTTCCGGAGACTTACAAACACACGTATATACAAACTCAAAGAGGCCGCCTATCGTATGCAAGGCTCAGCAGCCCCTCATAGCTCATAACTCATAACTCATAACTCATAAGCAAGCTATTGAAGGCGAAACCCGCTGACGCATGCTGCTGCTTCAAGATTATTGGAGTGGAAGAGGGTACAGATAAATAAAAAGCTAGGCTGGCACCATAACAAAGAGAACCTTCCTAGTCTCTATTCACACCAAAAACACATTTCAAAGGCCTATATGCCAGAGCTACAAAGAAGATGATCAGGAAAACAGTTCCGCATTGCCTGCAGCAGCTTCAGGGTGGTAATGAAGCATTTCCTTCCACATCATCTCCCTTATCGTCTCTTCTCCTAAATCCTCATCTATGTCAAGATCAATTGGTACCTCGGCCGGAGGGTTATTATTGGGATCATACAACGCGGACATGTAAGGGTGTTGGAGTGCTTCAAGGACACTGATCCTCTTTGATGGGTCGAAAACAAGCATCTTTTGCAGTAGATCGATTGCCAAAGGATGGGCATCAGGATAGAGACGGGAGAAGGGGGTCCCAAGAGAATATGGCAGTGATCTTATGTACTTCTTCGCCTTATGGTTGTCTATAAATTGGAGATCCTCCTCCCTCTGGCTGCCAAGGATGTTGATAATGAGTTTGAGCTGGTTTAGACACTCTGTACCAGGGAAGATAGGTTTCCGGCCAAGAAGCTCAGCAAAGATGCATCCAACGGACCACACATCAATGGATGTTCCATAGTTGTCACAGCAGAGGAGGAGCTCAGGGGCACGGTACCAACGAGTGACAACATACTCAGTCATGAACTGGCCCTTTCCTGTGCTAGTACGTGCTAGTCCAAAATCACATATCTTCAAGTCACAGTTCGCATTGATAAGAAGGTTGCCAGGCTTCAAGTCGCGATGGAGAATGTTTGCAGAATGGAGATACTTTAGGCCTCGAAGCAGCTGCAACAAACATTCTCTTTAGTACAAGTGATAAAAGATTAAAGCAAAGACAACAGTTATGTATCTTTTAGGGcttttaaaatcaaaacagTGGAGGACAATTTTAATTctatagaaggaaaaaaaattaataagagcAAACACAAAAGAATCTTTcccgaaaaagaaaaaagaaggaaatgcatAGGGTAGCACAGTAAATGCAGGGGCAGTGATGCAATCCATCCATCCCACTCTGCTCTTAAAAACCTTAGTCCAAACCAATCGAAAGTCGAAATTCATACGGATGAAAGAGCACACTTTTGTTCATTAGGATACTAGACAATTGCACCTATTTCACTACTGTAGTCTGGTTATGTTATTCTACAGCAGGACCATTATTTGAAACTTCCAAGGGGAAGGTCCACGCATTGGTCTGGTGTTCGCATATAAAAACGTTAGCACAGAGGCCTAGTCTCATAAAgttataaacaaaattatgcATTACCAGTTTTTATGAAACTTCATATGCCCCCACTCGCAAAggtaataaaatttataagtCA
The window above is part of the Prunus dulcis chromosome 1, ALMONDv2, whole genome shotgun sequence genome. Proteins encoded here:
- the LOC117624134 gene encoding mitogen-activated protein kinase homolog NTF3 gives rise to the protein MATQVEPPNGIRSQGKHYYSMWQTLFEIDTKYVPIKPIGRGAYGIVCSSVNRETNEKVAIKKINNAFENRIDALRTLRELKLLQHLRHENVIALKDVMVPVQRKSFRDVYLVYELMDTDLHQIIKSSQPLSNDHCQYFLFQLLRGLKYLHSANILHRDLKPGNLLINANCDLKICDFGLARTSTGKGQFMTEYVVTRWYRAPELLLCCDNYGTSIDVWSVGCIFAELLGRKPIFPGTECLNQLKLIINILGSQREEDLQFIDNHKAKKYIRSLPYSLGTPFSRLYPDAHPLAIDLLQKMLVFDPSKRISVLEALQHPYMSALYDPNNNPPAEVPIDLDIDEDLGEETIREMMWKEMLHYHPEAAAGNAELFS